A genomic window from Populus alba chromosome 19, ASM523922v2, whole genome shotgun sequence includes:
- the LOC118050600 gene encoding uncharacterized protein, with translation MEDFYREIYAVNGITDLKFPEHYPVSRLLGCVEVVGCVKCEELASWEAVPEGVRLEGQTDFCWLCEQPQKLLVPFEMRGYQGVYNLERKIHEAAIRSLVPVKGPMPVKFPLPNPQDPFSLKPGSISVGFSYNKASVVEKSEGLSAAIAGARAAATQFNKKDQNLVSNTTTNSYSNSTSSGRPDSK, from the exons ATGGAAGACTTCTATAGAGAAATTTATGCAGTGAATGGCATTACTGACTTAAAGTTTCCAGAACATTATCCTGTTTCAAGACTCTTAG GGTGTGTTGAAGTGGTTGGCTGTGTGAAATGTGAAGAGCTAGCAAGCTGGGAGGCAGTACCTGAAGGG GTGAGGCTAGAAGGACAAACAGATTTTTGCTGGCTTTGTGAGCAGCCACAG AAATTATTAGTTCCTTTTGAGATGCGAGGGTATCAAGGTGTTTATAACTTGGAAAGGAAG ATCCATGAGGCTGCAATTAGAAGTCTTGTCCCTGTTAAAGGTCCAATGCCAGTAAAATTCCCTCTCCCAAATCCTCAAGATCCGTTTTCCCTGAAACCCGGTTCTATTTCTGTGGGATTCTCTTACAATAAAGCATCTGTTGTGGAGAAATCTGAAGGTCTCAGTGCAGCCATTGCTGGTGCACGAGCAGCAGCTACACAGTTCAACAAGAAAGATCAAAACCTTGTATCTAATACCACAACAAATAGCTATTCCAACTCCACAAGCAGTGGTCGACCAGACAGCAAATAA